Part of the Sardina pilchardus unplaced genomic scaffold, fSarPil1.1 HAP1_SCAFFOLD_137, whole genome shotgun sequence genome, gtgtgtgtttgtcgaaCACGCCCACTAGAAGGTTCCGGACCATCGCTGTTGGCGTGGAGCTCTGATTGGCTCGCCGTAGAGCCCTGCATCACAGAACACTCCGGAACCTGGAAACACCTCCTCCTgttccacctgcacacacacacacatgtacagttacatccacacacacacacacacacatcatgtgcagttacatccacacacacacacacacacacacatcatgtgcagttacatccacacacacaccacacacacacacacacacacatgtacaattacatccacacacacacacacacacacatcatgtgcagttacatccacacacacacacacacacacatcatgtgcagttacatccacacacacacacacacacacacacacacacacacacatgtacagttacatccacacacacacacacacacatgtacagttacatccacacacacacacacacacacacacatgtacagttacatccacacacacacacacacacacacacacacatgtacagttacatccacacacacacacacacacacacatcatgtacagttacatccacacacacacacacacacatcatgtgcagttacatccacacacacacacaccacacacatcatgtgcagttacatccacacacacacacacacacacacacatgtacagttacatccacacacacacacacacacacatgtacagttacatccacacacacacacacacacacatcatgtgcaGTTACATCGATACACCCCCCCCAAAATGTCATGTACAGTcacactcctctgtgtgtgcatgtttgtgtgtggtgcagtcacactcctctgtgtgtgtatggtgccaTTTTCCCTCTTCTGcggccgtgcgtgtgtgtgtgtgtcatgccattttctgtggcactgtgtgtgtgtgtgtgtgtgtgtgtgtgtgtgtgtcatgtgccgTTCAGCCTCTtctgtgacactgtgtgtgtgcgtgtgtgtgcatgtgtgtgtatgtgtgtgtgtgtgtgtgtgtgtcgtgtgtacgtatgtgtgtgtgtgtgtgtgtgtgtgtgctgctcatttCTCAAGCAGCTGTGCATTTCAGCGGCTCGATACAGCTCAATAAAACTGCATCTGAGAGAAGCACAGCACAAAAGGGCCGAGCAAAGCCTGTAGTGATCctcaacacacatacaacacagagagagggatgagggagagggagagagagagagagagagagagagaagagggagggacagagagagagcaaagcctGCAGTGATCCTCAACACCcatacaacacagagagagggatgagggagagagagagagagagagagggagggagggagagagagggagggagagggggaaagggaggagggagagagagagggagagagagaggagagaggagagagagagagagagagaggagggagagagagagagagagggaggagggagaggggggaggggcagTGGTCTCCTGCTGAGATATTGATCTGGACATGACCACTGACCAGAGCATCCATTACCTGCCCCTCCTCTACATCACCTGAGcaacaggagggagggagagagggatggagagagagagaggagagagagaagtagagagggtgagagagaggaggagaggagagagagagagagagagagagagagagggatggagagagggagagaagtagagagggtgagagagagggagaaagagaggaggagaggagagagagagagagagagagagatggagagagagggagagaagtagagagaagtggagagggaaTAGGGAATTCATCACAGCTGAGACTCCAGGATGAATAACTAAAtcttctttacacacacacacacacacacacacacacacacacacacacacacacacacacacacacacacacacacacacacacacacacacacacacacacacacacacacacacagcaggggcaAGGATGTTGAAGTTCTGAAACCAAGCTGAACCCACTGAACTAAAAACAGGGTGAAAATGTCACTATTGCTGATGTTAGAATGCCCACTATTGATGATGTTAGAATGCCCACTATTGCTGACATTCAAAAACAAAGAGTCGGACAAAGCAAAAGCCCAGTATGACTTTAGCCCCGTTACCATAGCTACCTGAGAGTGAAGCGGCTTACAGTGCGTTTCTGACTTTAGCTGTTACCATAGCTACCTGAGTCATGTGACTTacagtgtgtgactgactgtagATCCTAGCTGTTACTATAGCAAATGTTGGTCTAGAATTAGTCTGAAAATAGTCTGGAGTTAGTCTGAAAATAGTCTGGAGTTAGTCTGCAGTTAGTCTtaatttaaagggataatccggagtgaaatgcactttagatcaatttttcggactattgggagtacatacgttgagttgacaccaaaatcatgtcattcggatgtattttgagaaagttcgagttcaccgtttttagccaaaactcgttagcctggaagtgaccggggcaggtcctttcgccactacaaaacgctatttttatacctcttctactgttccaaacaacgctacacttacgtggtagtgagtagagggtccctaaagccaaaccgaagtatccccacgtctttatgtggtcggatagagagtccagaatgaatttaatcgagtcagtaccttccggaaatgtcgccgtggcagctgcgcaacgcttcaacaacactttactaacgtttccggaaaggtactgactcgattaaattcattctggactctctatccgaccacataaagacgtggggatacttcggtttggctttagggaccctctactcactaccacgtaagtgtagcgttgtttggaacagtagaagaggtataaaaatagcgttttgtagtggcgaaaggacctgccccggtcacttccaggctaacgagttttggctaaaaacggtgaactcgaactttctcaaaatacatccgaatgacatgattttggtgtcaactcaacgtatgtactcccaatagtccaaaaaattgatctaaagtgaatttcactccggattatccctttaagaggatTTTGACTTATTTCAAGTCAAATAATCTTACAAGAAAGCTCAAAGTAAGTCTCtttatgctaaaaacaatacagaCCAGATTTTTTTATGTTGATATAAAATTATAACACTtgttattccactgcttggttgaattccccGTTGCCCTGTGTTCTATAAGGTGTGTATTAACCGTATGTGCACCCCTGTGAAGTActgtagtttgagaaattagttgaaatgtgtccgggaaaagtagttctacaaacaagacagttctagcgattaaaacatttaaattagcaccggaaatgaacacaacgcaagtggcaacagtggaataagcgggataatggacttcacacCGTTCAgttatacaaagttaatgcacttttctagatgGAACAGCCCTCAGCTTTGCGTCGGGCCGTATTACCATCTAACGTGCATTATCTTTATGATAACCTCACCGCGTGtcatccattatcccttacgtaagaTATCGCTTTTTGCAGTTAAGTTAATCTAAAGCTAGTCTGGAGTTAGTCTAAAGCTACTGTAGTCTGGAGTTAGTCTAAAGCTAGTCTGGAGTTAGTCTGGAGTTAGTCTAAAGCTAGTCTGGAGTTAGTCTAAAGCTACTGTAGTCTGGAGTTAGTCTAAAGCTAGTCTGGAGTTAGTCTGGAGTTAGTCTAAAGCTACTGTAGTCTGGAGTTAGTCTAAAGCTACTGTAGTCTGGAGTTAGTCTAAAGCTAGTCTGGAGTTAGTCTAAAGCTACTGTAGTCTGGAGTAAGTCTAAAGCTACTGTAGTCTGGAGTTAGTCTGGAGTTAGTCTAAAGCTACTGTAGTCTGGAGTTAGTCTGGAGTTAGTCTGGAGTTAGTCTGGTCTGAATGAGTCTGGTCCAAGATCACAGTGTCTGCTTGGCTTCACTCAGAGCCAGATGATTGACAGCTGTCACTCACGTGACAGTGGTCTCCCAGCTGGCCGCACCCGGGCGGTCGGCCCCTCATGCGCATCTCTGCCTGTTGGCATGGCGACGCCCCACACGGGGTGGCGGTGGGTCCGCGCGGTCCGAGCTCTCGCAGGAACGGCGCCAGCTCGTCCTCCAGCTCGTCGCTCAGCTCGAACTTCATGACGTCCGCCAGGCCGCCCGCACGACTCGAGAGgctctccagcagctccagacCGTTCCCGCCGTTCCCGTCGCTCCCGGCGCTCCCGGCGCTCCCGTCCAGCTCCTGGTGCCGGCAGCGGAGCAGCTCGGAGATGGAGGGGATGGACTCcgggccggcggcggcggcggtgacgCCCGGGCCGTGCTCGGCCCACGACAGCAGTCCGTAGCCGCGGTCGGCGTGGGCCagcgaggaggagcaggaggagggcgaggaggagagcgagcACAGCAGGTCCGGCTGGTGGCCGGGGCTCAGCCCGTGGcccgatggtggtggtggtggtgctgctggtgctggtggggcTGATGGGGCTGGTGCTAGAGTCTGTCTCATGGCCGACAGCAGACCAGGGAtctctgtgggggggggggggggggggtcagaacAGTGCAGAGGGGgggcaaacaccacacacacacacattacatcttTTAACCTAAACATCAGCAAACATGaagaaataaatgtaaaaaaaacacacacacacacacacacacacacatacacacacactacacctcatTTTACAACACACAATAATATCAATCTACAGAGTCTGTCTCATGGCCGACAGCAGACCAGGGAtctctgtggggggggggggggggtcagaacAGTGCAGAGAaatccaccatcacacacacactataccacacacaaacacacactactgtacaccACACGCCAACCCTCACACCCCACAttcacgccacacacaccacacacacacacactacatctttTAACCTAAACGTCAGCAAACATGaagaaataaatgtaaaaaaaaagcgcTGCACTTCTAATGAATCTATTTGACAGCAGAAAGATGGCAAGTGCCCccgcccccctacacacacccacacacacacacggccatagCTTTGGAATTCCAGCGGAAGTTGGTTCATACGGTGACGACATCTTATAAAATGGCtaactttacacacacatacacacaaatacgtgTGCGCAATATAATACGCCTCATCTTATAAAAAGGCctaattctacacacacacacacacacacatacacacacactacacctcatTTTACAACACACAATAATATCAATCTACAGTAATATCTTTTTACTTCATAtctaatatattttttaatatcaTTTGATTCTGTACTGTATCAGATGATGTCATGTCCTGTAGATCACTGCTCTGAatgcttctctctgtctctcagacagCTAGTACTATTCtttacaaaggcacacacacacacacatacacacagacaataacagacacacacacacacacacacacacttatgtaacCTTGAGCAATCGCTCCTCTCTGGatcctggttgtgtgtgtgtgcgtgtatgtgtgttctccagACTCCTTTCacatgaggaggaggaaacgtgtgtgtgagtgcgtgtgtgtgtgcgtgtgtgtgtgtgcgtgtgtgtgtgtgtgttctccagacTCCTTTCacatgaggaggaggaaacgAGGCCACTCAGCTACTACAGAAATCAATCAGTCTGGTCTG contains:
- the LOC134074670 gene encoding uncharacterized protein LOC134074670 codes for the protein MLESHQLHYHGGGIPNGAAQSSQDPFEFRPLKVEPDVLCVSQAEELALLRVRVQQLEREMARLAAENHHLKDLLVKEIPGLLSAMRQTLAPAPSAPPAPAAPPPPPSGHGLSPGHQPDLLCSLSSSPSSCSSSLAHADRGYGLLSWAEHGPGVTAAAAGPESIPSISELLRCRHQELDGSAGSAGSDGNGGNGLELLESLSSRAGGLADVMKFELSDELEDELAPFLRELGPRGPTATPCGASPCQQAEMRMRGRPPGCGQLGDHCHVEQEEVFPGSGVFCDAGLYGEPIRAPRQQRWSGTF